The following are encoded in a window of Kitasatospora sp. NBC_01250 genomic DNA:
- a CDS encoding cytochrome P450, with product MTQTADQDRAATEPPAFPMPRSCPFSPPAQYAKLRESEPVSRAVLKVNGKPTWLVSTYESLKKILGDSRVSANLKLPGYPLQVPVPEEMLQAVPLTFLSMDQPEHTVQRRLLAPEFSLRQMRALRPGIQQIVDDRIDAMLAKGGPLDLVAALALPVPSLVICELLGVPYEDHPRFEHWAGQIMNQDISDAERGLAHYELDQYVDQLVTIKETTPGDDMISRLIAANRAEPSVEHADIVSMARLMLVTGHETTANMIALGTLALLEHPDQLAAVQADPALLPKAVEELLRFFSISDSGTARVALEDIEIDGVVIKAGEGILPLNNSANHDESVFPDADTLDIRREARSHLAFGYGIHQCIGQNLARIELEIVYETLFRRIPGLKLDAPLSELKFKDDAIVYGMYELPVTW from the coding sequence ATGACCCAGACTGCCGACCAGGACCGCGCGGCCACCGAGCCGCCGGCCTTCCCGATGCCGCGCTCCTGCCCCTTCAGCCCCCCGGCGCAGTACGCCAAGCTCCGTGAGAGCGAGCCGGTCTCCCGGGCGGTCCTCAAGGTCAACGGCAAGCCCACCTGGCTGGTCAGCACCTACGAGAGCCTGAAGAAGATCCTCGGCGACTCCCGGGTGAGCGCCAACCTCAAGCTGCCCGGCTACCCGCTGCAGGTGCCGGTGCCCGAGGAGATGCTGCAGGCCGTTCCGCTCACCTTCCTCTCCATGGACCAGCCCGAACACACCGTCCAGCGCCGGCTGCTGGCACCCGAGTTCAGCCTGCGCCAGATGCGCGCGCTGCGGCCGGGGATCCAGCAGATCGTGGACGACCGGATCGACGCGATGCTCGCCAAGGGCGGCCCGCTGGACCTGGTGGCCGCGCTCGCGCTGCCGGTGCCCTCGCTGGTGATCTGCGAGCTGCTCGGCGTCCCCTACGAGGACCACCCGCGCTTCGAGCACTGGGCCGGCCAGATCATGAACCAGGACATCAGCGACGCGGAGCGCGGCCTGGCGCACTACGAACTCGACCAGTACGTCGACCAGTTGGTCACCATCAAGGAGACCACGCCGGGCGACGACATGATCAGCCGGCTGATCGCGGCCAACCGCGCCGAGCCCTCCGTCGAGCACGCCGACATCGTGAGCATGGCCCGGCTGATGCTGGTCACCGGCCACGAGACCACCGCCAACATGATCGCGCTGGGCACCCTGGCCCTGCTGGAGCACCCCGACCAGCTCGCCGCCGTCCAGGCCGACCCCGCCCTGCTGCCCAAGGCCGTCGAGGAACTGCTGCGCTTCTTCAGCATCTCCGACTCCGGCACCGCCCGGGTCGCGCTGGAGGACATCGAGATCGACGGCGTCGTCATCAAGGCGGGCGAGGGCATCCTGCCGCTCAACAACTCCGCCAACCACGACGAGAGCGTCTTCCCCGACGCCGATACCCTCGACATCCGGCGCGAGGCCCGCAGCCACCTCGCCTTCGGCTACGGCATCCACCAGTGCATCGGCCAGAACCTGGCCCGGATCGAACTCGAAATCGTCTACGAGACCCTGTTCCGGCGCATCCCCGGCCTCAAGCTCGACGCCCCGCTGTCCGAGCTCAAGTTCAAGGACGACGCCATCGTCTACGGCATGTACGAGCTGCCCGTCACCTGGTGA
- a CDS encoding cytochrome P450: MTQDHLATELPNFPMTRTCPFSPPAQYAKLRESEPLSQAVLKVTGKPAWLVTTHEHVKAVLGDSRVSSNLKLPGYPHQFHIPEEMLREVRLMLLSMDPPDHTAQRRYLIPEFTARRMRALRPRIQEIVDARIDAILAAGGPVDLVSALALPVPSLVICELLGVPYEDHPQFEEWSALMMNHDISPEEYGAAVVGLDMYLDKLITAKEAEPGDDLISRFIEKNREEPIADHTDIVTMARLMLVGGHETTANMISLGVLGLLEHPEQLDAVKADPELLPGAVEELLRFFSISDSGTARVALEDIELDGVVIKAGEGILSLNNSANHDESVFPDADTLDIRREEARSHLAFGYGIHQCIGQNLARIELEIVYGTLFRRIPGLKLAVPMSELRFKDEALVYGVHELPVTW, encoded by the coding sequence ATGACCCAGGACCACCTGGCCACCGAACTGCCGAACTTCCCGATGACCCGCACCTGTCCGTTCAGCCCGCCGGCGCAGTACGCCAAGCTCCGGGAGAGCGAGCCGCTCTCCCAGGCGGTCCTCAAGGTCACCGGCAAGCCCGCCTGGCTGGTCACCACGCACGAGCACGTCAAGGCGGTGCTCGGCGACTCCCGCGTGAGCTCCAACCTCAAACTGCCGGGCTACCCGCACCAGTTCCACATCCCCGAGGAGATGCTGCGCGAGGTCCGCCTCATGCTGCTCTCCATGGACCCGCCGGACCACACCGCCCAGCGCCGCTACCTGATCCCCGAGTTCACCGCCCGGCGGATGCGTGCGCTGCGCCCGCGGATCCAGGAGATCGTGGACGCCCGGATCGACGCGATCCTCGCGGCCGGCGGACCGGTGGACCTGGTGTCCGCCCTCGCGCTGCCGGTGCCCTCGCTGGTGATCTGCGAGCTGCTCGGCGTCCCCTACGAGGACCACCCGCAGTTCGAGGAGTGGTCGGCGCTGATGATGAACCACGACATCAGCCCGGAGGAGTACGGCGCCGCGGTCGTCGGCCTGGACATGTACCTGGACAAGCTGATCACCGCCAAGGAGGCCGAGCCCGGCGACGACCTGATCAGCCGGTTCATCGAGAAGAACCGCGAAGAGCCGATCGCCGACCACACCGACATCGTCACCATGGCCCGGCTGATGCTGGTCGGCGGGCACGAGACCACCGCCAACATGATCTCGCTCGGCGTACTCGGCCTGCTGGAGCACCCCGAGCAGCTGGATGCCGTCAAGGCCGACCCCGAGCTGCTGCCCGGCGCGGTGGAGGAGCTGCTGCGCTTCTTCAGCATCTCCGACTCCGGCACCGCCCGGGTCGCGCTGGAGGACATCGAGCTCGACGGCGTCGTCATCAAGGCGGGCGAGGGCATCCTGTCGCTCAACAACTCCGCCAACCACGACGAGAGCGTCTTCCCCGACGCCGACACCCTGGACATCCGGCGCGAGGAGGCCCGCAGCCACCTCGCCTTCGGCTACGGCATCCACCAGTGCATCGGCCAGAACCTGGCCCGGATCGAACTCGAAATCGTCTACGGCACCCTGTTCCGGCGCATCCCCGGCCTCAAGCTGGCCGTCCCGATGTCCGAGCTCAGGTTCAAGGACGAGGCGCTGGTCTACGGCGTCCACGAACTCCCCGTCACCTGGTGA
- a CDS encoding ferredoxin: MRVSVDPDRCVSAGQCVMLAPDVFDQDDDGIVTLLQAEPPAELHTVVRQTASLCPVRLIQITE, encoded by the coding sequence ATGCGTGTCAGCGTCGACCCCGACCGCTGCGTGTCGGCCGGCCAGTGCGTCATGCTCGCCCCCGACGTCTTCGACCAGGACGACGACGGCATCGTGACCCTGCTCCAGGCGGAGCCGCCCGCAGAGCTGCACACGGTGGTCAGGCAGACCGCCTCGCTCTGCCCGGTCCGGCTCATCCAGATCACCGAGTAG
- a CDS encoding helix-turn-helix transcriptional regulator, giving the protein MADDIRNGATLLQGSPAWGVPAGGRQLSGRAGEVEALLKVLGGLKTAGGRAIALVGEPGIGKSALMFTAVAHARAAGVRVEAAQGQHAIAPALPGLRPLLGGHCDVRAQVAQGGAAVVAVDDLHHLAADQIPGLEQLLRATATGPLLCLLAYRQRQLSPALAAVLSRAMSAGLLEVWEVGPLSRAATRELLGERPDLDELHREGQGNPQYLRIMAADDRAIAAAGTAILGELAGLDDTALTVLQAAAVFDHAFHPELLAAALELELTETMRALDLLTGLDLVRPAEVGAKMILRHPAVGAVVYQQLGPSRRQDLHRRSADALAKLAVPIARRAHHVARSLDPNEPEHLTTLIAAARDALHTSPAVSAGYLEVALPLLREGGEHWHEARVLLAQTRLLTGDAAESRALLDALRRPVGGRPPHEGHDLTALADASRVERQLGRYTEAGAVARAGLAALADRDGATAAALHAELADCAYDLQDYESCRQHAETAAAIARRNHDRVNEAKSLAQVSLAHLFTGDLAAADRTADSAVELVDATSDATLLTNLEALYQVGMAEGILGRLAASERHLTRGAALSRRTGQTYIRPALLMALANTQLRSGNLRHTLATLDEADRHAELDGNPAIQAVLAMVRAEVLLWKGGSTGWREVLASADRAAALADGRPTAWAVNVRCFYAELLLLTGDPARAGGLLLEAAGGVELPRITTWRQPRCYETLVRAAVAEGDRAAAEQWARLAEARVDELPSASRRGYAARARMWAHSMLGDFERARHSGLAAVADFTVGGERIEVGRTLVAVAALALDARRTEQVDGWLDRAAALAQQCDSARLADEVAHQRARLSSVPTAPAATAAPVPPVASDARGGADPAVLSPLTGREREIARLASTGLTSAEIAGTLFLSVRTVDSHLGRIYRKLGVSNRASLTRALLGSG; this is encoded by the coding sequence ATGGCGGATGACATACGGAACGGCGCAACCCTTCTCCAGGGTTCACCGGCGTGGGGGGTGCCCGCCGGGGGGCGGCAGCTGTCCGGGCGGGCGGGGGAGGTCGAGGCCCTGCTGAAGGTGCTGGGCGGCCTCAAGACGGCGGGCGGACGGGCGATCGCCCTGGTCGGGGAGCCGGGCATCGGCAAAAGCGCGCTGATGTTCACGGCCGTCGCGCACGCCAGGGCCGCCGGAGTGCGGGTGGAGGCGGCGCAGGGGCAGCACGCGATCGCACCCGCGCTCCCGGGCCTGCGGCCACTGCTGGGCGGGCACTGCGACGTGCGCGCGCAGGTGGCGCAGGGCGGCGCCGCGGTGGTGGCCGTGGACGACCTGCACCACCTCGCGGCCGATCAGATCCCGGGCCTGGAGCAGCTGCTCCGGGCGACCGCCACCGGTCCGCTGCTCTGCCTGCTGGCCTACCGGCAGCGCCAGCTCTCGCCCGCGCTCGCCGCCGTGCTGTCCCGCGCGATGTCCGCCGGCCTGCTGGAGGTGTGGGAGGTCGGGCCGCTCTCCCGGGCGGCGACCCGGGAGCTGCTCGGCGAGCGCCCCGACCTCGACGAGCTCCACCGCGAGGGCCAGGGCAATCCGCAGTACCTGAGGATCATGGCCGCCGACGACCGGGCGATCGCCGCGGCCGGCACGGCGATCCTCGGTGAGCTGGCCGGCCTCGACGACACCGCGCTCACGGTGCTCCAGGCCGCGGCGGTCTTCGATCACGCGTTCCACCCGGAGCTGCTCGCCGCGGCCCTGGAGCTGGAGCTGACCGAGACCATGCGGGCGCTGGACCTGCTCACCGGCCTCGACCTGGTGCGGCCCGCCGAGGTCGGGGCGAAGATGATCCTGCGCCACCCGGCGGTGGGTGCGGTCGTCTACCAGCAGCTCGGCCCCAGTCGGCGCCAGGACCTGCACCGCCGCTCGGCGGATGCGCTCGCCAAGCTGGCCGTGCCGATCGCCCGGCGGGCCCACCACGTGGCGCGGTCCCTCGACCCGAACGAGCCGGAGCACCTCACCACCCTGATCGCCGCCGCGCGGGACGCGCTGCACACCTCTCCGGCGGTGTCGGCCGGGTATCTGGAGGTCGCCCTGCCGCTGCTCCGGGAGGGCGGCGAGCACTGGCACGAAGCGCGGGTGCTGCTCGCCCAGACCCGGCTGCTGACCGGCGACGCCGCCGAGAGCCGGGCCCTGCTCGACGCGCTGCGCCGGCCCGTCGGCGGCCGGCCTCCGCACGAGGGTCACGACCTGACCGCGCTCGCCGATGCGAGCCGGGTCGAACGCCAGCTCGGCCGCTACACCGAGGCCGGTGCCGTCGCCCGCGCCGGGCTCGCGGCCCTGGCCGACCGCGACGGCGCCACCGCAGCCGCACTGCACGCCGAACTCGCCGACTGCGCCTACGACCTGCAGGACTACGAGAGCTGCCGGCAGCACGCCGAGACGGCCGCCGCGATCGCGCGCCGGAACCACGACCGGGTCAACGAGGCCAAGTCGCTGGCCCAGGTCTCGCTCGCCCACCTGTTCACCGGGGACCTGGCGGCGGCCGACCGCACGGCGGACAGCGCGGTCGAACTCGTCGACGCCACCTCCGACGCCACCCTGCTGACCAATCTGGAGGCCCTGTACCAGGTGGGCATGGCCGAAGGGATCCTCGGCCGCCTGGCCGCCTCCGAGCGCCACCTCACCCGGGGCGCGGCGCTGTCCCGGCGCACCGGCCAGACGTACATCCGACCCGCGCTCCTGATGGCGCTGGCCAACACCCAACTGCGCAGCGGGAACCTGCGCCACACGCTGGCCACGCTCGACGAGGCCGACCGGCACGCCGAGCTCGACGGCAACCCGGCGATCCAGGCGGTGCTGGCGATGGTCCGCGCCGAGGTCCTGCTGTGGAAGGGCGGTTCCACCGGGTGGCGCGAGGTGCTCGCGTCGGCCGATCGCGCCGCGGCGCTCGCCGACGGCCGGCCCACCGCCTGGGCCGTCAACGTCCGCTGCTTCTACGCCGAACTCCTGCTGCTCACCGGTGATCCGGCCCGGGCGGGCGGGCTGCTGCTGGAGGCCGCGGGCGGCGTCGAGCTGCCCCGGATCACCACCTGGCGCCAACCGCGCTGCTACGAGACCCTGGTGCGGGCCGCGGTCGCCGAGGGCGACCGGGCGGCGGCCGAGCAGTGGGCTCGGCTCGCCGAGGCCCGGGTCGACGAGCTGCCTTCCGCGAGTCGGCGCGGGTACGCCGCACGCGCCCGGATGTGGGCCCACAGCATGCTCGGGGACTTCGAGCGGGCCCGGCACAGTGGGCTGGCGGCGGTCGCGGACTTCACCGTCGGCGGTGAGCGCATCGAGGTGGGCCGCACGCTGGTCGCGGTGGCCGCGCTCGCGCTGGACGCCAGGCGGACCGAGCAGGTGGACGGGTGGCTGGACCGCGCCGCGGCGCTGGCCCAGCAGTGCGACTCGGCCCGGCTGGCCGACGAAGTCGCCCACCAGCGTGCCCGGTTGAGCTCCGTGCCGACCGCTCCCGCCGCAACCGCCGCTCCCGTCCCGCCCGTCGCCTCCGACGCCCGGGGCGGTGCGGACCCGGCTGTGCTGAGCCCGCTCACCGGACGGGAACGGGAGATCGCCCGCCTCGCCAGCACCGGCCTGACCAGCGCGGAGATCGCCGGCACGCTCTTCCTCAGCGTGCGCACGGTCGACAGCCACCTCGGCCGGATCTACCGCAAGCTCGGCGTCTCCAACCGGGCGAGCCTGACCCGCGCGCTGCTGGGGTCGGGGTGA
- a CDS encoding alpha/beta fold hydrolase: MTAAVLAFEEEGSGERLVCMPGGPGFPPDYLRSLRELSGSRTVTLLHPRGTGRSPAPADRAAYRIDDYVADLELTRRHLGLERLDLLGHAHGGIVAARYAAAHPERVNALVLLNTPAYGGGRAEQRAAEFFASREGEPGVAAALAALDEPDGDAYSSPRELGRRIAEILPLWLARPETAGADWAALSRTLTVNPDAALFFNQQVFPRLDVTWAAAAIACPTLVLTGDRDPYAGPEHADELAAVIPGARVRVLPGAGHMSQVDAPGPVRRAVLDFLENLDGTAERTQP, from the coding sequence ATGACCGCCGCAGTCCTGGCATTCGAAGAAGAAGGCAGCGGGGAACGACTGGTCTGCATGCCCGGCGGACCCGGCTTCCCTCCCGACTACCTGCGGAGCCTGCGCGAGCTCTCGGGCAGCCGCACCGTCACGCTGCTCCACCCCCGCGGCACCGGCCGCTCGCCGGCCCCCGCGGATCGCGCCGCCTATCGGATCGACGACTACGTCGCCGACCTCGAACTGACCCGCCGTCACCTCGGGCTCGAGCGGCTGGACCTGCTCGGGCACGCGCACGGCGGCATCGTCGCCGCACGGTACGCGGCTGCCCATCCCGAGCGGGTGAACGCGCTGGTCCTGCTGAACACCCCCGCCTACGGCGGCGGCCGGGCCGAGCAGCGGGCTGCCGAGTTCTTCGCCTCCCGCGAGGGCGAGCCGGGTGTCGCGGCAGCGCTGGCCGCACTCGACGAGCCGGACGGCGACGCGTACTCCTCACCCCGGGAACTGGGCCGGCGGATCGCCGAGATCCTGCCGCTCTGGCTGGCTCGCCCCGAGACCGCCGGAGCCGACTGGGCGGCCCTGAGCCGCACGCTGACCGTCAACCCGGACGCCGCGCTCTTCTTCAACCAGCAGGTCTTCCCGCGGCTCGACGTCACCTGGGCCGCCGCGGCGATCGCCTGCCCCACCCTCGTGCTCACCGGCGACCGCGACCCGTACGCCGGGCCCGAGCACGCGGACGAGCTCGCCGCGGTGATCCCGGGTGCGCGGGTGCGGGTGCTCCCCGGCGCGGGTCACATGTCGCAGGTGGACGCGCCCGGGCCGGTACGCCGCGCCGTACTGGACTTCCTTGAAAACCTTGATGGCACCGCCGAAAGGACGCAGCCGTGA
- a CDS encoding class I SAM-dependent methyltransferase — MSTGAEWQEQDSDDFVAYGEYSAPERQTRTDVVASVIRAPEGPAVVLDLCCGEGRLSGTLLKAFPSVTVTGLDLSPAMLSTAASELAEYGGRFRTERFDLGATDWRERDEAPYAVVSSLAIHHLDGPGKQALFRDVYAMLRPGGAFVVVDLVEPAGDLGLDLARRMWDEAVEAQSRQATGDTGLHRTFRELEWNGCQFPDPLDQPSTLVDQLDWLRAAGFAQVDAYWLEAGHAIFGGVKRGT; from the coding sequence GTGAGCACCGGGGCCGAGTGGCAGGAGCAGGACTCCGACGACTTCGTCGCGTACGGGGAGTACTCCGCCCCCGAGCGGCAGACCCGGACGGACGTGGTCGCCTCGGTCATCCGGGCGCCCGAGGGCCCCGCCGTGGTGCTCGATCTCTGCTGCGGGGAGGGGCGGTTGAGCGGCACCCTGCTCAAGGCCTTCCCCTCGGTCACGGTGACCGGCCTCGACCTCAGCCCCGCGATGCTCTCCACCGCGGCCAGCGAACTGGCCGAGTACGGCGGGCGCTTCCGCACCGAGCGGTTCGACCTGGGCGCGACCGACTGGCGGGAGCGGGACGAAGCCCCGTACGCGGTGGTGTCCTCGCTCGCCATCCACCACCTGGACGGGCCGGGGAAGCAAGCGCTCTTCCGCGACGTGTACGCGATGCTCCGTCCGGGCGGGGCCTTCGTGGTCGTCGACCTGGTCGAGCCCGCCGGCGACCTCGGTCTCGACCTGGCCCGGCGGATGTGGGACGAGGCCGTGGAGGCGCAGTCCCGCCAGGCCACCGGGGACACCGGGCTCCACCGCACGTTCCGTGAACTGGAGTGGAACGGCTGTCAGTTCCCCGACCCGCTGGACCAGCCGTCCACCCTGGTGGACCAGCTGGACTGGCTGCGGGCGGCCGGTTTCGCCCAGGTCGACGCGTACTGGCTGGAGGCCGGTCACGCGATCTTCGGCGGCGTCAAGCGTGGGACGTGA
- a CDS encoding GNAT family N-acetyltransferase: MRGARVGDIEAVIRLSEPHARTGALRRRSPDDFVRQLGDYQVAEADGAVRGCYALELIDGSERRCAFLYNLCVDESWHGRGLGSRLLGHAVDRLAERGVTVLYTATNRRDRWFEQRGFRLPEPRSAEPEVSRRLVPERRSRLLELDLAASADPHVVRGAAGSSLDCRDGGDPLLTSHA; encoded by the coding sequence GTGCGCGGGGCGCGCGTCGGCGACATCGAGGCCGTCATCCGGCTGTCCGAACCGCATGCACGCACCGGTGCGCTGCGACGGCGCTCGCCCGATGATTTCGTCCGGCAGCTGGGCGACTACCAGGTGGCCGAAGCCGACGGCGCGGTCCGCGGTTGCTACGCCTTGGAACTGATCGACGGATCCGAGCGGCGCTGCGCATTCCTGTACAACCTGTGCGTGGACGAATCGTGGCACGGTCGGGGGCTCGGCAGCCGGCTCCTGGGGCACGCGGTCGACCGGCTGGCCGAACGCGGTGTCACCGTCCTCTACACGGCGACGAACCGGCGCGACCGCTGGTTCGAGCAGCGCGGGTTCCGGCTCCCGGAGCCCAGGTCGGCCGAGCCTGAGGTGAGCCGGCGGCTGGTGCCGGAGCGGCGCTCCCGGCTGCTGGAACTGGACCTGGCCGCAAGCGCGGACCCGCACGTCGTGCGTGGTGCGGCCGGATCATCGCTCGACTGCCGTGACGGCGGGGATCCGCTCCTCACGTCCCACGCTTGA
- a CDS encoding SDR family NAD(P)-dependent oxidoreductase yields the protein MKSIPQASAALVTGASSGFGAAIARSLAKEGRPVIGLARRSARLEQLREEIGADLFHPVAVDVRDADAVAAALDGLPERFADIGILVNNAGLSKGFGPVQHAASADWQEMVETNINGVLNCTRAVLPRMLAAGYGHIVNLGSIAASYPYLGGNVYGATKAFVRQLSLNLRTDLDGTGLRVTCVEPGMAETEFALVRYDGDQDRARALYENLTPLSAEDVANAVVWCLAQPVHVNVNLIELMPTQQLFGLGFSGAAVPEKVRK from the coding sequence GTGAAGAGTATTCCGCAAGCGTCTGCCGCTCTTGTCACCGGAGCCTCGTCCGGATTCGGAGCAGCGATCGCCCGATCCCTCGCCAAAGAGGGCCGGCCGGTCATCGGGCTGGCCCGGCGCTCCGCACGGCTTGAACAGCTGCGCGAGGAGATCGGCGCGGACCTGTTCCACCCGGTCGCGGTCGACGTACGTGACGCCGATGCGGTGGCGGCGGCGCTCGACGGCCTGCCGGAACGATTCGCCGACATCGGCATACTCGTCAACAATGCCGGTCTGTCCAAGGGATTCGGCCCGGTCCAGCACGCGGCCTCCGCGGACTGGCAGGAAATGGTCGAGACCAACATCAACGGTGTCCTCAACTGCACCAGGGCAGTGCTGCCGCGCATGCTCGCGGCGGGATACGGCCACATCGTGAACCTGGGCTCGATCGCGGCGAGTTATCCCTACCTCGGCGGCAATGTGTACGGGGCCACCAAGGCCTTCGTGCGGCAGCTCAGTCTCAATCTGCGTACCGACCTCGACGGCACGGGCCTGCGGGTCACCTGCGTCGAGCCGGGCATGGCCGAGACGGAGTTCGCGCTGGTGCGGTACGACGGTGACCAGGACCGCGCGCGTGCGCTCTACGAAAACCTCACGCCCCTGAGTGCGGAGGATGTCGCGAACGCCGTCGTGTGGTGTCTGGCCCAGCCTGTTCACGTCAATGTCAACCTCATCGAACTCATGCCGACCCAGCAGCTGTTCGGTCTCGGTTTCAGTGGTGCTGCCGTCCCGGAGAAAGTCCGGAAATGA
- a CDS encoding thioesterase II family protein, which produces MRSTENGSADRWFRTVQRCPTPRVRIICFPHAGGAASFFRSWAEFVPDDVELIAVRYPGREDRLLDPPAGTMAELADPIADGCSRFLDAPLALFGHSMGASVAYEVALRLRAAHGAVLAGLFVSSRPAPGREKHRSLSLASDDELIEDIALQGGTDARTFANPELRGLVLPAIRADYRLVDGYRALTSHAPLDTPVVAYYGDDEADLDRDSVAAWSSVTAATFTVRSFDGGHFYLADHRQELLAHLFASLGSGPATATGPARPR; this is translated from the coding sequence ATGCGCAGTACCGAAAACGGTTCGGCCGATCGATGGTTTCGGACCGTGCAGCGCTGTCCCACTCCACGTGTCCGGATCATCTGCTTTCCCCACGCGGGAGGGGCGGCGAGCTTCTTCCGCTCGTGGGCCGAGTTCGTGCCGGACGACGTGGAGCTCATCGCTGTCCGCTATCCCGGACGCGAGGACCGGCTCCTCGACCCGCCGGCCGGGACCATGGCGGAGCTGGCCGACCCGATAGCCGACGGGTGCTCCCGATTCCTCGACGCCCCCTTGGCGTTGTTCGGTCACAGCATGGGCGCGTCGGTCGCCTACGAGGTGGCCCTGCGGCTCCGGGCGGCGCACGGTGCCGTCCTGGCCGGGCTCTTCGTCTCCAGCCGCCCGGCACCCGGACGGGAGAAGCACCGGAGCCTCTCCCTGGCCAGCGACGACGAACTGATCGAAGACATCGCCCTGCAGGGCGGCACCGATGCGCGGACCTTCGCGAACCCGGAGCTGCGAGGGCTGGTGCTCCCCGCCATCCGCGCCGACTACCGTCTGGTCGACGGCTACCGGGCGCTGACGAGCCACGCCCCCCTCGACACCCCGGTCGTCGCCTACTACGGCGACGACGAGGCGGACCTGGACCGCGATTCCGTTGCGGCGTGGTCGTCGGTGACCGCTGCCACCTTCACCGTGCGTTCGTTCGACGGCGGTCATTTCTACCTCGCAGACCACCGCCAGGAGCTGCTGGCGCACCTCTTCGCAAGCCTCGGCAGCGGACCGGCCACCGCGACGGGTCCTGCCCGACCACGGTAG